In a single window of the Palaemon carinicauda isolate YSFRI2023 chromosome 10, ASM3689809v2, whole genome shotgun sequence genome:
- the LOC137647939 gene encoding uncharacterized protein: protein MLRYHITVELKLSLTLCFLASLDSCTIFQYTFRVFKSVIFRFVPKVCKAIIDTYMHEVLKLSKTSKEWKTGTEVFTKKWNYNNLGGELDKNNVPVKKSKKGGSLCYIYNKFQSIIIMVVRLSVDADVGAEGCADEVGTWIKCNL, encoded by the coding sequence ATGTTGAGATATCATATAACAGTCGAATTGAAATTGTCTCTCACCCTATGCTTCCTGGCAAGTTTGGACTCCTGTACAATTTTCCAATATACTTTCCGAGTCTTCAAGAGTGTGATTTTCAGATTTGTGCCGAAAGTGTGCAAAGCCATCATCGACACCTACATGCATGAAGTCCTGAAGTTATCAAAAACTTCCAAGGAGTGGAAGACAGGCACCGAAGTATTCACAAAGAAGTGGAACTACAATAATCTTGGAGGGGAACTTGATAAAAATAATGTCCCTGTAAAGAAGTCCAAGAAAGGAGGATCACTATGCTACATCTACAATAAATTCCAAAGCATCATAATCATGGTTGTCCGACTGTCCGTGGATGCCGACGTAGGTGCCGAAGGCTGTGCTGATGAGGTAGGAACCTGGATCAAGTGTAATCTCTAA